One part of the Candidatus Krumholzibacteriia bacterium genome encodes these proteins:
- the truB gene encoding tRNA pseudouridine(55) synthase TruB, with product MTNRFENRVFVIDKAIGPTSFDIVAAMRRVTGLRKVGHAGTLDPLARGVLLVCTGTATRAVEHFMDLEKEYQFDVRLGVETTTLDAEGDVVREAPVPEGLTRELLNTAAASFVGPYAMTPPAYSAIKRKGRRHYELARAGEEAPVEPRQVTIYGFEVLAVELPLVRCVVRCSRGTYVRSLARDFGARLGLPASLTTLARTRIGAFAIEDAFPSEKLLPDGPEQPAGLALEDALSFLPGVVITERAGRMLQFGMSPLRQDVVETIGSPRHGAMRVLGEDGTLLAVGTRDSERPRDPLRICDSFRLYVESAGSAPASARPRVEG from the coding sequence ATGACCAACCGCTTTGAGAACCGCGTGTTCGTCATCGACAAGGCCATCGGCCCCACGTCGTTCGATATCGTCGCGGCCATGCGCCGCGTGACCGGCCTGCGCAAGGTGGGCCACGCGGGCACGCTGGATCCGCTGGCGCGCGGCGTGCTGCTGGTGTGCACCGGTACCGCCACGCGCGCGGTGGAACACTTCATGGACCTCGAGAAGGAGTATCAGTTCGACGTCCGCCTGGGTGTGGAAACCACCACCCTCGACGCCGAGGGCGACGTGGTGCGCGAGGCGCCGGTGCCGGAAGGGCTCACCCGGGAACTCCTGAATACCGCCGCTGCGTCATTCGTGGGGCCGTACGCGATGACCCCGCCCGCCTACTCGGCCATCAAGCGCAAGGGGCGGCGACACTACGAGCTGGCGCGGGCGGGCGAGGAAGCGCCCGTCGAACCGCGCCAGGTCACCATCTACGGCTTCGAGGTGCTCGCGGTGGAACTGCCGCTGGTGCGCTGCGTGGTGCGTTGTTCGCGCGGCACCTATGTGCGGTCCCTCGCGCGCGACTTCGGCGCGCGGCTGGGGCTGCCGGCTTCGCTCACCACCCTGGCGAGAACGCGCATCGGCGCGTTTGCAATCGAGGACGCGTTTCCCTCCGAAAAGCTCCTGCCGGATGGTCCCGAGCAACCGGCGGGTCTCGCGCTGGAGGACGCGCTTTCCTTTCTGCCCGGCGTGGTGATCACCGAGCGTGCGGGTCGCATGCTGCAGTTCGGGATGTCGCCGCTGCGCCAGGACGTGGTGGAGACCATCGGCTCGCCGCGACACGGCGCCATGCGCGTGCTGGGCGAAGACGGAACCTTGCTCGCGGTGGGCACGCGTGATTCCGAGCGCCCCCGCGACCCGTTGCGCATCTGCGATTCCTTCCGTCTCTACGTGGAGTCCGCCGGCAGCGCGCCCGCCAGTGCGCGGCCGCGCGTCGAGGGCTGA
- the rpsO gene encoding 30S ribosomal protein S15, with translation MAMTPDQKRDIIEKYKLHDKDSGSAEVQIALLTERIRMLTDHFQVHKKDHASRRGLLKLVGRRRKLLDYLKNQKIESYREMLKQLNLRK, from the coding sequence ATGGCAATGACTCCCGATCAGAAGCGGGACATAATCGAGAAGTACAAGCTCCACGACAAGGACTCCGGGTCGGCCGAAGTTCAGATAGCTCTCCTCACTGAGCGAATCCGGATGCTCACCGATCACTTCCAGGTGCACAAGAAGGACCATGCGTCCCGGCGAGGCCTGTTGAAGCTCGTTGGACGACGTCGCAAGCTCCTGGACTATCTCAAGAACCAGAAGATCGAAAGCTACCGGGAAATGCTGAAGCAGCTCAACCTGCGCAAGTAG
- a CDS encoding DUF503 domain-containing protein produces MFVKLLTVDLLIPGCSSLKEKRYVLSSLKARLRSRFNVSVAEVDFQDKWQRSMLAVSLVGTDHGTLDGACAKVRNFIENDRRVTVADTMEEFR; encoded by the coding sequence ATGTTCGTCAAGCTTCTCACCGTCGATCTGCTGATCCCCGGCTGTTCTTCATTGAAAGAAAAGCGCTACGTGCTTTCGAGCCTCAAGGCGAGGCTGCGCAGCCGTTTCAATGTTTCCGTCGCCGAGGTGGATTTCCAGGACAAGTGGCAGCGCAGCATGCTGGCGGTGTCGCTGGTGGGAACGGATCACGGCACGCTGGACGGTGCCTGCGCGAAGGTGCGCAACTTCATCGAGAACGACCGCCGGGTGACGGTGGCGGATACGATGGAGGAGTTCAGGTAG
- the pnp gene encoding polyribonucleotide nucleotidyltransferase: MTTHTVSRTINGQNYTIETGRMAKQADGSVVVRMGDTMVLVAVVAAQKKTDRDFFPLTVEYREKFYASGRIPGGFFKREGRPGERETLTARLTDRPIRPLFDKHFMCETQVIVQPISYDGLNAPDVLGLVGASAALALSDIPFNDTMSGVRVGRIDGRFVVNPTTEQMESSDIDVIVAGTDDAVMMVEGACKEVSEEDMLAAVRFAHEEIKLFNKMQHDLVAKAGAKTKRVVEVPERLAELDGKIEKLFSDQIKKALVIAKKLDRQDALKAIHTEAAAMFQLDYPEKEAYIALVLEEIEKKLMRHMILDEGRRLDGRGTTDIRPITCEIGVLPRAHGSALFTRGETQSLVSTTLGTTEDEQMLDTIEGESWKRYMLHYNFPAFSVGETGRFGGPGRREIGHGALAERAIRPMIPEKNDFPYTIRIVSEILESNGSSSMASVCGGSLALMDAGVPIPKAVAGIAMGLVIEGDRVAVLSDILGAEDHLGDMDFKVTGTAQGITAFQLDTKIAGISDAVMMKALHQAKVGRLHILEVMNQAISTPAKDISPFAPKITTITIPTDKIREIIGPGGKVVKRIQEESGAKIEIEDDGTVRVIAVNTESAEIALTRIKEITAEPEVGAIYEGEVRSILPFGAFVQIMPGRDGLLHISEIAYRRLERVEEELQVGDLVKVKVLEVNGDGKVRLSRKVLLEKPEGYVEEERHERPRREGGDRGGRGGGRGRERSRR; this comes from the coding sequence ATGACGACTCATACAGTATCGAGAACGATTAACGGCCAGAACTACACCATCGAGACGGGCCGGATGGCCAAGCAGGCCGACGGATCCGTTGTGGTCCGCATGGGCGACACGATGGTGCTGGTGGCCGTGGTGGCGGCGCAGAAGAAGACGGATCGCGACTTCTTCCCGCTCACCGTCGAGTACCGCGAGAAGTTCTACGCCTCCGGGCGCATCCCGGGTGGCTTCTTCAAGCGCGAAGGGCGGCCCGGCGAGCGCGAGACGCTCACCGCGCGCCTGACCGACCGGCCCATCCGGCCGTTGTTCGACAAGCACTTCATGTGCGAGACGCAGGTGATCGTTCAGCCGATCAGCTACGACGGGCTCAATGCCCCGGATGTGCTCGGGTTGGTGGGCGCCTCGGCGGCGCTGGCCCTGTCCGACATCCCGTTCAACGACACCATGTCCGGTGTGCGCGTGGGCCGGATCGACGGCCGGTTCGTCGTGAACCCCACCACCGAACAGATGGAGTCGAGTGACATCGACGTCATCGTGGCCGGCACCGACGACGCCGTCATGATGGTGGAGGGCGCCTGCAAGGAGGTCAGCGAAGAAGACATGCTGGCCGCGGTGCGCTTCGCGCACGAAGAGATCAAGCTCTTCAACAAGATGCAGCACGACCTGGTGGCCAAGGCCGGCGCCAAGACCAAACGCGTGGTCGAGGTTCCCGAGCGCCTGGCCGAACTGGACGGCAAGATCGAGAAGCTCTTCTCCGACCAGATCAAGAAGGCCCTGGTGATTGCCAAGAAGCTCGACCGGCAGGACGCGCTCAAGGCCATCCACACCGAGGCCGCGGCCATGTTCCAGCTCGACTACCCCGAGAAAGAGGCGTACATCGCCCTCGTCCTCGAGGAGATCGAGAAGAAGCTCATGCGCCACATGATCCTGGACGAGGGCCGCCGTCTCGACGGACGCGGCACCACCGACATCCGGCCCATCACCTGCGAGATCGGCGTTCTGCCGCGCGCGCACGGTTCGGCCCTGTTCACACGCGGTGAGACGCAGAGCCTGGTCAGCACCACGCTCGGCACCACCGAGGACGAGCAGATGCTCGACACCATCGAGGGTGAGAGCTGGAAGCGCTACATGCTCCACTACAACTTCCCGGCGTTCTCGGTGGGTGAGACGGGTCGCTTCGGCGGGCCCGGCCGCCGCGAGATCGGCCACGGTGCCCTCGCCGAGCGCGCCATCCGGCCCATGATCCCGGAGAAGAACGATTTCCCCTACACGATCCGCATCGTGTCGGAGATCCTCGAGTCCAACGGATCGAGTTCGATGGCATCGGTGTGCGGCGGCAGCCTGGCCCTGATGGACGCCGGCGTTCCCATCCCCAAGGCCGTCGCGGGTATCGCGATGGGCCTCGTGATCGAGGGTGACCGCGTGGCGGTGCTGAGCGACATCCTCGGCGCCGAGGACCACCTGGGCGACATGGACTTCAAGGTGACGGGCACCGCGCAGGGCATCACCGCCTTCCAGCTCGACACCAAGATCGCGGGCATTTCCGACGCGGTCATGATGAAGGCACTGCACCAGGCCAAGGTGGGGCGCTTGCACATCCTGGAGGTCATGAACCAGGCCATCTCGACGCCGGCCAAGGACATCTCGCCGTTTGCGCCCAAGATCACCACCATCACCATCCCCACCGACAAGATCCGCGAGATCATCGGCCCGGGAGGCAAGGTTGTGAAGCGCATCCAGGAGGAGTCGGGTGCCAAGATCGAGATCGAAGACGACGGAACCGTCCGCGTGATTGCGGTGAACACGGAGAGCGCGGAAATCGCGCTCACGCGAATCAAGGAAATCACCGCGGAGCCGGAAGTGGGCGCGATCTACGAGGGCGAGGTGCGGAGCATCCTTCCGTTCGGCGCATTCGTGCAGATCATGCCCGGCCGCGACGGCCTGCTGCACATCTCCGAGATCGCCTACCGCCGCCTCGAGCGCGTGGAGGAGGAACTCCAGGTGGGCGACCTGGTCAAGGTCAAGGTCCTCGAGGTCAACGGCGACGGCAAGGTTCGCCTGAGCCGCAAGGTCCTGCTCGAGAAGCCGGAGGGCTACGTCGAGGAGGAGCGGCACGAGCGCCCGCGCCGCGAAGGCGGCGACCGCGGCGGACGCGGCGGCGGACGCGGACGCGAACGGTCGCGGCGCTAG
- the infB gene encoding translation initiation factor IF-2, whose translation MRIHELAKKYNVSSEELIALLKQSGHEVSNHMSAVDYDMLAALDRHFSWSHTATKKPARKTAAKSKAAKATEAAAAAPARTKAKVKLVKARVVKAEPAEAPAAEEKPKARLAKSKTAKVEEAAPAAEAPPAKTATSAREAAVVETKKPAPARAEEKARPKKEEKPARKAGKGKTHTVAPEEPARETPQPAAASGATLTIDEPEWRGRIIEEPRKQNREAEQVRESVRRRIAEMETTRKTKRRKTRTTPAEPTDLPPVRVQEGVTAGDLAAAFEMSVDELIARLARLDVEASPNKELSRDNIELLAEELERPVEIEAVYGEMQLKHAATIDPAKLAPRAPVVTVMGHVDHGKTSILDYIRKAKVAAGEAGGITQHVGAYEVGTGTGRITFIDTPGHEAFTAMRARGARCTDIVVLVVAADDGVMPQTIEAINHTRAAGVPMIVAVNKSDLPGVNPAQVKQQLMQYNVLTEDFGGEVVAVDVSAKTGHNIDKLLEMILLQAELGDLKADPTASAQGVVVEVRKEEGRGILITVLVQQGTLKVGNVFVVGNEWGKVRSMFDHAGRPLREAGPSKPVVVLGSNGMPEAGDEFIGVKDEREAREVASKRQQAIRTRELQPTKALTLEDLYAQIQEGDVKELSLVIKADTNGSVEALRDSLSQHSVENVKVNVIHAAVGSVSESDVLLAANSGGIIIAFSAKVAPKAKEIAKLKGVDIRSYRIIYEVMDDVDKALKGMLEPIFEERVLGRAEVRKLFKVSRTGTIAGCMVVDGNVTRSAQVRVLRAEEVVFTGRLASLKRFQDDVKEVAQNFECGIGVQGFDDLHEGDIIEAFVIEEKARVF comes from the coding sequence ATGCGGATTCACGAGCTGGCAAAGAAGTACAACGTCTCGAGCGAAGAGCTGATCGCGCTCCTGAAGCAGTCCGGGCACGAAGTGTCCAACCACATGAGCGCGGTTGACTACGACATGCTCGCTGCTCTCGACCGTCACTTCTCCTGGTCCCATACCGCCACGAAGAAGCCGGCCAGGAAGACCGCCGCCAAGAGCAAGGCGGCCAAGGCGACCGAGGCCGCGGCTGCCGCTCCGGCCAGGACGAAGGCCAAGGTCAAGCTGGTCAAGGCCCGTGTCGTCAAGGCCGAGCCGGCCGAGGCGCCCGCCGCGGAGGAAAAGCCCAAGGCGCGGCTGGCCAAGTCCAAGACGGCCAAGGTGGAAGAGGCCGCTCCCGCGGCCGAGGCACCGCCGGCGAAGACCGCCACGTCCGCCCGGGAAGCGGCCGTGGTGGAAACGAAGAAGCCGGCTCCCGCCAGGGCGGAAGAGAAGGCGCGTCCGAAGAAGGAAGAGAAGCCGGCCCGCAAGGCGGGCAAGGGCAAGACGCACACCGTAGCCCCCGAGGAACCGGCCCGGGAAACCCCGCAACCGGCCGCGGCGAGCGGAGCCACGCTCACCATCGACGAGCCCGAATGGCGCGGACGCATCATCGAGGAGCCGCGCAAGCAGAACCGCGAGGCTGAACAGGTGCGCGAGAGCGTGCGCCGCCGCATCGCGGAAATGGAAACGACGCGCAAGACCAAGCGTCGCAAGACCCGCACGACGCCCGCCGAGCCCACCGACCTCCCGCCGGTTCGTGTCCAGGAAGGTGTCACCGCGGGCGACCTGGCGGCGGCCTTCGAGATGAGCGTCGACGAGTTGATCGCGCGCCTCGCGCGCCTCGACGTGGAGGCCTCGCCCAACAAGGAACTCTCGCGGGACAACATCGAACTGCTCGCCGAAGAGCTGGAGCGCCCGGTCGAAATCGAGGCGGTCTACGGCGAGATGCAGCTCAAGCACGCCGCCACCATCGACCCCGCCAAGCTGGCGCCGAGGGCGCCGGTGGTGACGGTGATGGGGCACGTCGACCACGGTAAGACCTCGATCCTCGACTACATCCGCAAGGCCAAGGTGGCCGCGGGTGAAGCCGGCGGCATCACCCAGCACGTCGGCGCCTACGAGGTGGGAACGGGCACCGGCAGGATCACCTTCATCGACACACCCGGCCACGAGGCGTTCACCGCCATGCGCGCGCGCGGCGCGCGCTGCACCGACATCGTGGTGCTGGTGGTGGCGGCGGACGACGGCGTCATGCCGCAGACCATCGAGGCCATCAACCACACCCGGGCGGCAGGCGTGCCGATGATCGTGGCGGTCAACAAGTCCGACCTGCCCGGCGTCAATCCCGCCCAGGTCAAGCAGCAGTTGATGCAGTACAACGTGCTCACGGAGGACTTCGGCGGTGAGGTGGTGGCGGTGGACGTATCCGCCAAGACCGGCCACAACATCGACAAGTTGCTGGAGATGATTCTGCTGCAGGCGGAGCTGGGCGACCTCAAGGCGGACCCCACCGCTTCTGCGCAGGGTGTGGTGGTCGAGGTGCGCAAGGAGGAAGGGCGCGGCATCCTGATTACCGTGCTCGTGCAGCAGGGTACGCTGAAGGTGGGCAACGTGTTCGTGGTGGGTAACGAGTGGGGCAAGGTGCGCTCCATGTTCGACCACGCCGGGCGTCCGCTGCGCGAGGCGGGACCGTCCAAGCCGGTGGTGGTGCTCGGTTCCAACGGCATGCCCGAGGCGGGCGACGAGTTCATCGGCGTCAAGGACGAGCGCGAGGCGCGCGAAGTCGCCAGCAAGCGCCAGCAGGCCATTCGTACGCGCGAACTGCAGCCCACCAAGGCGCTCACGCTGGAAGACCTCTACGCGCAGATCCAGGAGGGCGACGTCAAGGAGCTCTCCCTGGTCATCAAGGCCGACACCAATGGTTCGGTGGAGGCCTTGCGCGACAGCCTCTCGCAGCACAGCGTCGAGAACGTCAAGGTGAACGTGATTCACGCCGCGGTCGGGTCGGTATCCGAGTCCGACGTGCTGCTGGCGGCCAATTCGGGCGGTATCATCATCGCATTCAGCGCCAAGGTGGCGCCGAAGGCCAAGGAGATCGCCAAGCTCAAGGGCGTGGACATCCGCAGCTACCGCATCATCTACGAGGTGATGGACGACGTCGACAAGGCACTCAAGGGAATGCTGGAGCCGATTTTCGAGGAGCGCGTACTGGGCCGCGCGGAAGTGCGCAAGCTGTTCAAGGTCTCGCGGACCGGCACCATTGCCGGCTGCATGGTGGTCGATGGCAACGTGACACGCAGCGCGCAGGTTCGTGTGTTGCGCGCCGAAGAGGTCGTCTTCACCGGGCGCCTCGCATCACTCAAACGCTTCCAGGACGACGTCAAGGAAGTCGCGCAGAATTTCGAGTGCGGCATCGGGGTGCAGGGTTTCGACGATCTGCACGAGGGCGATATCATCGAGGCGTTCGTCATCGAGGAGAAGGCGCGGGTATTCTAG
- a CDS encoding insulinase family protein, protein MKYSRKANKIVLPGGLTILHEKNPVSKAFCMGVWTRTGARDEKPREAGLCHFLEHMLFKGTATRTAKDISQEIEKIGGSLDAFTTKETMAVYAQVLESRREVAFDLIADMLAHSSFADEQVAIERQVVIEEIGDVDDAPDDLIHELFAAEIYPAHPLGRPILGSRSTVSKFRRADLVRYGRRLFRASNLVVAVYGNMDEEELIVECRERFRFPEGTLARDTTRLRKPHVVRKHVRRKLHQQHVVMGRRTFSFLDERRYPLMVLNAMMGGGMSSRLFQKVREELGLAYNVFTYLDHSRDTGMFAAYMAVNPGNVRKAMKAVAAEFADARNGGLTAAELDDTKAHIKGRILLGLETSTSRMMRLARNEISYGYQIPERELIDRIDSVSLDDVRALARDLFDTGSFTAISLGPSAAEV, encoded by the coding sequence ATGAAGTATTCACGCAAGGCCAACAAGATCGTGCTGCCCGGCGGGCTCACGATCCTCCACGAGAAGAACCCCGTCTCCAAGGCGTTCTGCATGGGCGTATGGACGCGCACCGGCGCGCGCGACGAGAAGCCGCGCGAGGCGGGTTTGTGCCACTTCCTGGAGCACATGCTCTTCAAGGGAACCGCCACCCGCACCGCCAAGGACATCTCCCAGGAGATCGAGAAGATCGGCGGCTCGCTGGACGCCTTCACCACCAAGGAGACCATGGCCGTCTACGCGCAGGTGCTCGAGAGCCGGCGCGAGGTCGCCTTCGACCTGATAGCGGACATGCTGGCCCACTCGAGTTTTGCGGACGAGCAGGTGGCGATCGAGCGCCAGGTGGTGATCGAGGAGATCGGCGACGTCGACGACGCTCCCGACGACTTGATCCACGAACTGTTCGCGGCCGAAATCTATCCCGCGCACCCGCTGGGCCGGCCCATCCTGGGGTCGCGCAGCACGGTGTCAAAGTTCCGCCGCGCCGACCTCGTGCGCTACGGCCGGCGCCTGTTCCGGGCCTCCAACCTGGTGGTAGCGGTGTATGGCAACATGGATGAGGAGGAACTGATTGTGGAGTGCCGCGAGCGCTTCCGTTTTCCCGAGGGGACGCTCGCGCGCGACACCACGCGCCTGCGCAAGCCGCACGTGGTGCGCAAGCACGTGCGCAGGAAGCTCCACCAGCAGCACGTGGTCATGGGGCGCCGGACGTTCTCGTTCCTCGACGAGCGCCGCTATCCGCTCATGGTGCTGAACGCGATGATGGGGGGCGGCATGAGTTCGCGGTTGTTCCAGAAGGTGCGCGAGGAGCTGGGGCTGGCCTACAACGTGTTCACGTACCTGGATCACTCGCGCGACACGGGGATGTTTGCCGCGTACATGGCGGTCAACCCCGGCAACGTCCGCAAGGCGATGAAGGCGGTGGCGGCGGAGTTCGCCGACGCGCGCAACGGCGGCCTGACCGCCGCCGAGCTGGACGACACCAAGGCGCACATCAAGGGGCGTATCCTGCTGGGGCTGGAGACCTCCACCTCGCGCATGATGCGTCTGGCGCGCAACGAGATCAGCTATGGCTACCAGATTCCGGAGCGCGAACTGATCGACCGCATCGACTCGGTGTCGCTGGACGACGTGCGCGCTCTGGCGCGCGACCTCTTCGACACCGGATCCTTCACGGCCATCTCGCTGGGGCCGTCGGCCGCGGAGGTATGA
- the ribF gene encoding riboflavin biosynthesis protein RibF, with protein MRVARSLEELATQRPVRSGVTLGVFDGVHCGHQRIIEELIARRDLGHVESAWAITFDPHPVLVTHSLAAPALLTTIDERLELLGRMALDGVFVLPFDETTAHMNYRDFIQRYFLDAMDMRELVLGYDCHFGHKREGSPERVMEEGARRGFAVKVVPAVNLEGEVVSSTTIRARLLGSDLERANQLLGHPYLVRGRVVEGEGRGRDLGFPTANLQIADPGKLWPPAGVYAVRVGWRGWIHEGMMNIGRSPTIKRGSRDEIEVHIFDFDNHLYGETLSVYCEAFLRPEHKFPTVSALIEQLAADRNAARERLGGSP; from the coding sequence ATGAGAGTCGCACGCAGCCTGGAAGAACTCGCCACGCAACGCCCGGTCCGCAGCGGCGTGACGCTGGGGGTGTTCGACGGCGTCCACTGCGGGCACCAGCGCATCATCGAAGAGCTGATTGCGCGCCGCGACCTCGGACACGTGGAGAGCGCGTGGGCGATCACCTTCGATCCGCATCCGGTGCTCGTCACCCACTCGCTCGCCGCCCCCGCGCTGCTCACCACCATCGACGAGCGCCTGGAGCTGCTGGGGCGGATGGCGCTGGACGGCGTCTTCGTCCTCCCCTTCGACGAGACCACCGCGCACATGAACTACCGCGATTTCATCCAGCGCTACTTCCTGGACGCGATGGACATGCGCGAGCTGGTGCTGGGATACGATTGTCACTTCGGCCACAAGCGCGAGGGGAGTCCCGAGCGGGTCATGGAAGAGGGGGCCCGCCGCGGTTTCGCGGTGAAGGTGGTGCCGGCCGTCAACCTGGAGGGCGAGGTGGTTTCCAGCACCACCATACGTGCCCGGCTGCTGGGTTCGGACCTGGAGCGTGCCAACCAGCTGCTCGGCCACCCCTACCTCGTGCGCGGGCGCGTGGTGGAGGGGGAGGGCCGCGGGAGGGACCTCGGCTTCCCGACCGCCAACCTGCAGATCGCCGACCCGGGCAAGCTGTGGCCGCCGGCCGGGGTGTACGCGGTGCGGGTGGGCTGGCGCGGCTGGATTCATGAAGGGATGATGAACATCGGGCGGTCTCCCACCATCAAGCGGGGCAGCCGGGACGAGATCGAGGTGCATATCTTCGATTTCGACAACCACCTCTACGGCGAGACGCTCTCGGTGTACTGCGAGGCCTTCCTGCGTCCGGAGCACAAGTTCCCCACGGTGAGCGCCCTCATCGAGCAACTCGCCGCGGACCGCAACGCGGCCCGCGAGCGCCTGGGTGGCTCCCCGTGA
- the rbfA gene encoding 30S ribosome-binding factor RbfA, producing MKKSHHRIERVNAVIKEILSEIVLKDVKDPRVGLVTVTGVNTAKDLSAARVFFSVMGDEAQRQITMKILRSASGYMRHTIARELDVKVAPELRWVYDDSLDRAFRIDQVLHEAEGAAPETADAAPEPDTPDDGEAE from the coding sequence ATGAAGAAATCACACCATAGAATCGAGCGCGTCAACGCGGTCATCAAGGAGATCCTGAGTGAGATCGTGCTCAAGGACGTCAAGGACCCGCGCGTGGGGCTCGTTACCGTTACCGGGGTCAATACCGCGAAGGATCTCTCCGCCGCGCGCGTGTTCTTCAGTGTGATGGGCGACGAGGCGCAGCGCCAGATCACCATGAAGATCCTGCGCAGCGCGTCCGGCTACATGCGCCATACCATCGCCCGCGAGCTGGACGTCAAGGTGGCGCCGGAGCTGCGCTGGGTTTACGACGACTCTCTCGACCGCGCCTTCCGCATTGACCAGGTCCTGCACGAGGCCGAGGGCGCCGCGCCCGAAACCGCGGACGCAGCGCCGGAGCCGGACACCCCGGACGACGGGGAAGCGGAATGA